The nucleotide sequence GCCGCGCTGGCCGGACGCGTTCATCCCATGAGGGAAGGGCCCGGGCAGGATAGGGCGGTCGGGCTGGTGCGATGAGACCAGCAGAGGACCCCGGTCGGCGCAGCGGTACTGCTCCGGCTGCAACGGGGTGCGGGTTCGAGAGGGGTGGCCCGGCGGAGCAGGGGCGGCGCGGGTCTTACTCGACGCGAAAGCGCGACCTCATCCGCCGGCTGCGGCGGGTCGAGGGCCAGGTGCGGGGCTTGCAGCGGATGGTGGACGAGGAACAGTACTGCGTCGACGTGCTCGTGCAGATCGCCGCGGTCAAAGCAGCCCTCGACAAGGTGGCCATCGCCTTGCTCGAGGAGCACACCCGGGGATGCGTGAGC is from Limnochorda sp. L945t and encodes:
- a CDS encoding metal-sensitive transcriptional regulator produces the protein MRPAEDPGRRSGTAPAATGCGFERGGPAEQGRRGSYSTRKRDLIRRLRRVEGQVRGLQRMVDEEQYCVDVLVQIAAVKAALDKVAIALLEEHTRGCVSRAIRSDRGADDAISELMDVIMRFVR